A portion of the Flavobacterium limnophilum genome contains these proteins:
- a CDS encoding LysE family translocator — protein MLNDILSGIPWGIFLSFMIGPVFFILLETSIIKGFRAALVFDLGVVLGDILFITIAYLGSYRLITSLKDNSALFMFGGILMLAYGVISYIGLHKERKIDTKKIDNEIIRKDYLGLFIKGFFLNIINIGVLGFWLAVIISVGPKLEMQNSRMLTFFTTVILSYLLVDCIKIVLAKQLKTKMTPTNILKIKKIISIVLMIFGIALIVQGWFPNEKEKLKDALERIDE, from the coding sequence ATGTTAAATGATATTTTATCTGGAATTCCTTGGGGAATTTTTTTAAGTTTTATGATTGGCCCTGTTTTTTTTATATTATTGGAAACCAGTATTATAAAAGGATTTAGGGCTGCATTGGTATTTGATTTGGGAGTTGTTTTAGGTGATATTCTTTTTATAACCATTGCCTATTTGGGAAGTTATAGATTGATAACCAGTTTAAAAGATAACTCGGCGCTGTTTATGTTTGGCGGGATATTGATGCTGGCTTATGGCGTCATTTCGTATATAGGATTACACAAAGAAAGGAAGATTGATACCAAAAAAATTGACAACGAAATCATCAGGAAAGATTACTTGGGTCTATTTATAAAAGGTTTTTTCCTGAACATTATCAACATTGGAGTATTGGGATTTTGGTTGGCCGTAATTATTTCGGTGGGACCAAAATTAGAAATGCAAAACTCCCGAATGTTGACTTTTTTCACGACCGTAATTCTCTCTTATTTACTGGTTGATTGCATCAAAATTGTATTGGCCAAGCAGTTGAAAACAAAAATGACACCAACCAATATTCTTAAAATAAAGAAAATAATAAGTATTGTTTTGATGATTTTTGGAATCGCTTTAATTGTTCAGGGTTGGTTTCCAAACGAAAAAGAGAAGTTGAAAGATGCTTTGGAAAGGATTGATGAGTAA
- a CDS encoding head GIN domain-containing protein, giving the protein MKKIILMLFVLATQLNFGQTSIKLADFDELKVFDQLNVTLVPSNENKIEINGTNQSNVETVNKNGLLKIRIYLTKILEDNKDLKVTLYFKKLESIDANEGSNIYCNTIFKQISMDLSTQEGAHIEADLDVENASIKAYSGGIISLMGKAVTQKVSIHSGGILKAKDLVTSQTTINISAGGNAEINATTLVDAKVNAGGSITIYGKPKQIKQQALAGGKITEK; this is encoded by the coding sequence ATGAAAAAGATAATTTTAATGCTATTCGTGTTGGCAACACAATTAAATTTTGGTCAAACATCAATTAAATTGGCTGATTTTGACGAGTTAAAAGTGTTTGACCAATTGAATGTAACTTTAGTTCCCTCTAATGAAAATAAAATAGAGATTAACGGAACAAACCAAAGCAACGTCGAAACAGTAAATAAAAATGGCTTGTTAAAAATCAGGATTTATTTAACCAAAATATTAGAAGACAATAAAGACCTGAAAGTAACTTTATACTTCAAAAAACTAGAAAGCATAGATGCCAACGAAGGAAGCAATATATATTGCAATACTATTTTCAAACAAATTTCAATGGATTTATCTACCCAAGAAGGCGCTCACATAGAAGCCGATCTTGACGTTGAAAACGCATCAATTAAGGCTTATTCAGGCGGAATAATTAGTTTAATGGGTAAAGCGGTCACTCAAAAGGTTTCCATCCATTCAGGAGGTATTTTAAAAGCCAAAGATTTGGTAACTTCGCAAACCACAATCAATATTTCTGCGGGAGGAAATGCCGAAATAAACGCCACAACTCTTGTCGATGCCAAAGTAAATGCCGGCGGTTCCATAACCATTTACGGCAAACCAAAACAAATAAAACAACAGGCTCTTGCAGGTGGAAAAATAACTGAAAAATAA
- the rnr gene encoding ribonuclease R, giving the protein MSKKLKKPVKKEKDFSENILKILAQNANKAFNYKQIAAILEKDDTKSRNEIIRDLKILASSKKIIETEPGKYLVKAISQDYYEGTIDMTGRKTAYFVCPELEEDVFIPTNNLNRALDKDTVKVYVYNRRKGRRPEGEVIEVVERAKTDFVGVIDIQKNFAFVSTANPKMYTDIFIPKDKLGDAEQGDVVLVHIEDWPKRADSPFGTVIKVLGKPGEHDTEIHAILAEYGLPAEFPVEVEVYAQKIDTTINDSEIANRRDMRDTLTFTIDPKDAKDFDDALSFKKLENGNYEIGVHIADVSYYLQEGTILDEEAYQRATSVYLVDRVVPMLPEVLSNFACSLRPREEKYTFSAIFEITEKSQVVNQWFGRTVIFSDQRFSYEETQHIIETQGDIIPDEISITGKSHQVSKEIVAATLKLDKLAKILRRNRMNDGAISFDKVEVKFNLDNEGEPEGVYFKISKDANHLIEEFMLLANRKVAEYIGKQKKTFIYRIHDEPNEDKLIAMQTVIAKFGYKIDFRNKGDISKSLNQLMADVNGKKEQNLIDTLAIRTMSKAKYSTDNIGHYGLAFDYYSHFTSPIRRYPDVMVHRLLQHYLDGGKSVDEEKYEAKCLHSSTMEGLASNAERDSIKYMQVKYMQNHNDQEFLGVISGVTEWGIFVEIIENKCEGMVRIREIKDDYYTFDEKQYALVGATTKALLQLGDEIYVKVKNADLVKKQLDFNFIRRND; this is encoded by the coding sequence ATGAGTAAAAAACTGAAAAAACCAGTAAAAAAAGAGAAAGATTTCTCTGAAAATATTTTAAAAATACTAGCTCAAAATGCGAATAAAGCATTTAACTACAAGCAAATAGCCGCTATTTTAGAAAAAGATGATACCAAAAGCAGAAACGAAATCATTCGAGATTTAAAGATTCTAGCTTCCTCAAAAAAGATAATCGAAACCGAACCAGGAAAATATTTAGTCAAAGCTATTAGCCAAGATTATTACGAAGGAACAATCGATATGACGGGAAGAAAAACCGCTTATTTTGTTTGTCCTGAATTGGAAGAAGATGTCTTTATACCGACCAATAATTTAAACCGGGCTTTAGACAAAGACACTGTAAAAGTTTATGTTTACAACCGTCGAAAAGGTAGAAGACCTGAAGGTGAAGTAATTGAAGTAGTCGAAAGAGCCAAAACTGATTTTGTGGGTGTAATTGATATCCAGAAGAATTTTGCTTTTGTTTCGACTGCCAATCCCAAAATGTACACCGATATTTTTATTCCAAAAGACAAATTAGGTGATGCCGAACAAGGCGATGTCGTTTTAGTTCATATCGAAGATTGGCCCAAAAGAGCCGATAGTCCATTTGGAACCGTAATAAAAGTTTTAGGTAAACCTGGAGAACACGATACCGAAATTCACGCCATCTTGGCTGAATATGGTTTACCGGCCGAATTTCCGGTAGAAGTAGAGGTTTATGCCCAAAAAATTGACACGACGATAAATGACAGCGAAATTGCAAATCGTCGCGATATGCGCGATACATTGACGTTTACGATCGATCCAAAAGATGCCAAAGATTTTGATGATGCCCTTTCTTTCAAAAAATTGGAGAATGGAAATTACGAAATTGGAGTTCATATTGCCGACGTTTCCTACTATCTTCAAGAAGGAACCATTCTGGATGAAGAAGCATATCAACGCGCCACTTCGGTATATTTAGTGGATAGAGTAGTGCCAATGTTGCCAGAAGTTTTGTCAAATTTTGCTTGTTCGTTGAGACCAAGAGAAGAAAAATATACATTCTCGGCCATATTCGAAATCACCGAAAAATCACAAGTGGTTAATCAATGGTTTGGAAGAACGGTGATTTTTTCGGATCAACGATTTTCGTATGAAGAAACCCAACATATCATAGAAACCCAGGGCGATATCATTCCAGATGAAATATCAATCACAGGAAAATCCCACCAAGTTTCAAAAGAAATTGTTGCTGCAACTTTAAAACTAGACAAATTAGCCAAGATTTTACGTAGAAATAGAATGAATGATGGCGCTATTTCATTCGACAAAGTGGAAGTAAAATTCAATTTGGACAACGAAGGCGAACCGGAAGGCGTTTATTTCAAGATTTCAAAAGATGCCAATCATTTGATTGAAGAATTCATGCTTTTGGCCAATAGAAAAGTGGCGGAATACATTGGAAAACAAAAGAAAACCTTCATTTATCGTATTCACGACGAACCGAATGAAGACAAATTAATAGCTATGCAAACCGTGATTGCAAAATTCGGTTACAAAATAGATTTTAGGAATAAAGGTGATATTTCAAAATCATTGAATCAATTAATGGCCGATGTTAATGGAAAAAAAGAGCAGAATTTAATTGACACATTGGCTATTAGAACAATGAGCAAAGCCAAATATTCCACGGACAATATTGGACATTATGGATTGGCTTTTGATTATTACAGCCATTTTACTTCGCCAATTCGTCGTTATCCTGATGTTATGGTACATCGATTATTACAACATTATCTAGACGGAGGAAAATCTGTAGATGAAGAAAAATACGAAGCAAAATGTTTGCATTCTTCCACCATGGAAGGTTTGGCATCCAATGCCGAGCGTGATTCCATCAAATATATGCAGGTAAAATACATGCAGAATCACAACGATCAAGAATTCTTGGGCGTAATTTCTGGTGTTACCGAATGGGGAATTTTCGTTGAAATTATCGAAAATAAATGTGAAGGAATGGTTCGAATTCGTGAAATAAAAGACGATTATTACACTTTCGACGAAAAACAATATGCCTTGGTTGGTGCCACCACAAAAGCTTTGTTGCAATTAGGAGACGAGATTTACGTTAAAGTTAAAAATGCCGATTTGGTTAAAAAACAATTGGATTTTAATTTTATAAGAAGAAACGATTAA
- a CDS encoding T9SS type A sorting domain-containing protein encodes MKKNYLLLIAVFCFSYIQAQNISTLAGSTSGFTDGTGAAAQFSNPLGVCTDSNGNVFVADSDNFSIRKITPSGAVTTFAGSTSGYVDATGTAARFGLVYGICIDKNDNIYVSDNTKIRKITPAGVVTTFVGAHLSGYVDGTATEARFYNLGGICIDSNNNIYVADSQNHKIRLVTSAGIVSTLAGSTDGYADGTGTSARFSQPGAICTDSNGNVYVADTGNNKIRKITSAGVVTTFAGSSLGFADGTGTAAKFYAPYGICIDATGNFYVGDYGNNRIRKITSAGVVTTFAGSTSGYIDGTGTVAKFSRPWGISISVDGSIYIADSSNNKIRKIIISNLGVNDTKKIEKFTIYPNPTASVLNIQLDEISSDAQLKISDVLGKTILSKKIEATLITINVENFKKGVYFVTVFNKDKKVTQKVILN; translated from the coding sequence ATGAAGAAAAATTATCTATTATTAATAGCAGTATTTTGTTTTAGTTATATTCAAGCCCAGAATATAAGTACTTTAGCCGGTTCTACTTCTGGTTTTACCGATGGAACAGGAGCTGCTGCTCAATTTTCAAATCCACTTGGTGTTTGTACCGATTCAAATGGTAATGTTTTTGTCGCAGATTCGGATAATTTTTCAATAAGAAAAATTACTCCATCTGGAGCTGTGACTACTTTTGCAGGTTCTACTTCAGGTTATGTTGATGCTACAGGAACTGCTGCTAGATTTGGTTTGGTTTATGGAATTTGTATTGATAAAAATGATAATATTTATGTGTCTGATAATACTAAAATCAGAAAAATTACCCCGGCGGGAGTAGTAACTACTTTTGTCGGTGCACATTTATCAGGTTATGTAGATGGAACTGCAACGGAAGCGCGATTTTATAACCTAGGTGGTATTTGCATTGACTCTAATAATAATATTTATGTTGCTGACAGTCAAAATCATAAAATACGATTAGTTACTTCGGCAGGAATTGTAAGTACTTTAGCAGGTTCTACAGATGGTTATGCAGATGGTACAGGCACATCAGCTAGATTTTCACAACCTGGAGCTATTTGTACAGATAGTAATGGTAATGTTTATGTTGCTGACACAGGTAATAATAAAATCAGAAAAATTACATCTGCAGGTGTTGTAACTACTTTTGCTGGTTCTTCTTTAGGTTTTGCAGATGGTACAGGAACTGCAGCAAAATTTTATGCTCCTTATGGTATTTGTATTGATGCTACTGGAAATTTTTATGTTGGAGATTATGGAAATAACAGGATTAGAAAAATTACTTCAGCAGGAGTTGTGACTACTTTTGCCGGTTCCACATCTGGTTATATTGATGGAACAGGTACTGTAGCAAAATTTAGTCGTCCTTGGGGTATTAGTATTAGTGTTGATGGTAGTATATATATAGCAGATAGCTCAAATAATAAAATTAGAAAAATTATTATTAGTAATTTGGGAGTAAACGATACTAAAAAAATTGAAAAATTTACTATTTATCCAAATCCAACTGCGAGTGTTTTAAATATTCAGTTAGATGAAATAAGTTCTGATGCACAATTAAAAATATCTGATGTTTTAGGAAAAACAATTTTATCTAAAAAAATAGAAGCTACCCTAATTACTATCAATGTAGAAAATTTTAAAAAAGGAGTTTATTTTGTAACGGTTTTTAATAAAGATAAAAAAGTAACTCAAAAAGTTATCCTAAATTAA
- a CDS encoding DUF2007 domain-containing protein, whose amino-acid sequence MESFQTIAIFNFPHEIVVLRHILDQEEIRFFFENEYIISIDPFASFAYGGIKLKIHPNDFEKVQRILDELNNNLKIV is encoded by the coding sequence ATGGAAAGTTTTCAAACGATAGCTATTTTTAATTTTCCGCATGAAATTGTGGTACTTAGACATATTCTGGATCAGGAAGAAATACGTTTTTTTTTCGAAAACGAATACATCATATCAATTGATCCTTTTGCAAGTTTTGCATACGGCGGAATCAAACTCAAAATTCATCCCAACGATTTTGAAAAGGTTCAAAGGATTTTGGATGAATTAAATAATAATTTGAAAATCGTTTAA
- the rpiB gene encoding ribose 5-phosphate isomerase B translates to MKISIGNDHAGPEYKKAIVQYLESKGHQVTNYGTDTDASVDYPDFGHPVATDVSEGKADFGIVICGSGNGIAMTVNKYPKVRAGLCWMKEIAILTRQHNNANIISIPARYTSIPQVIEMVDAFLNTEFEGGRHQTRVDKISC, encoded by the coding sequence ATGAAAATCTCCATAGGAAACGACCACGCAGGACCGGAATATAAAAAAGCCATTGTTCAATATTTAGAATCAAAAGGACACCAAGTAACTAATTATGGAACCGATACAGATGCTTCTGTTGATTATCCTGATTTTGGTCATCCCGTTGCGACAGATGTTTCTGAAGGAAAAGCTGATTTTGGAATCGTGATTTGCGGAAGCGGAAACGGAATTGCCATGACGGTAAATAAATATCCAAAAGTTAGAGCAGGACTTTGTTGGATGAAAGAAATCGCCATCTTGACGCGTCAACACAACAATGCCAATATTATAAGTATTCCAGCTCGTTACACTTCAATTCCTCAAGTCATAGAAATGGTGGATGCTTTCTTGAACACCGAATTCGAAGGAGGAAGACATCAAACTAGAGTAGATAAAATTAGCTGTTAA
- a CDS encoding cation diffusion facilitator family transporter, whose amino-acid sequence MEHHHGHNHGHHHHQVEGKNLLFSIILNIVITVAQVIGGILSGSLALLSDALHNFSDVLSLVFSFVANKLAKKEASVNQTFGYKRAELIAAFVNAMTLIIVALFLVYGAIERFFNPQEIKSGLVIWLSILGILANGLSVLLLKNDADKNLNMKSAYLHLFTDMLASVAVLVGGLLMKYFQWFWVDSLLTLLIAIYLLIVGFNLLKESTQMLMLFTPTHIDIKEIISEVHKIEGADKLHHIHVWYLNEEELHLEAHLDCSEDIKMSEFNEILHKIEHILFDKFQINHINIQPEYNREEVSKDFIVQD is encoded by the coding sequence TTGGAACACCATCACGGCCATAATCACGGCCACCACCATCATCAAGTAGAAGGTAAAAACTTGCTATTTTCGATTATTTTAAATATTGTTATTACGGTAGCGCAGGTTATTGGCGGAATTCTTTCGGGAAGTTTGGCTTTGCTATCAGATGCATTACACAATTTTTCCGATGTTCTTTCTCTGGTTTTTAGTTTTGTTGCTAATAAATTGGCCAAAAAAGAAGCGTCTGTCAATCAAACTTTTGGTTATAAAAGAGCCGAACTTATTGCCGCTTTTGTCAATGCAATGACTTTGATCATTGTGGCTTTGTTTTTGGTTTATGGCGCCATCGAACGGTTTTTCAATCCTCAAGAAATAAAGTCTGGGTTGGTAATTTGGCTTTCTATTTTAGGAATTCTTGCCAATGGTTTGTCGGTACTGTTATTAAAAAACGATGCCGATAAAAACTTGAACATGAAATCGGCTTATTTGCATTTGTTTACCGATATGTTGGCTTCGGTAGCCGTTTTGGTTGGCGGATTGTTGATGAAATATTTTCAATGGTTTTGGGTTGACAGCTTATTGACATTGCTTATTGCCATCTATTTGCTAATAGTTGGATTTAATTTATTAAAAGAATCCACCCAAATGTTGATGCTTTTTACGCCAACGCATATCGACATCAAAGAAATTATTAGCGAAGTACATAAAATAGAAGGTGCGGATAAATTGCACCACATTCACGTTTGGTATCTCAACGAGGAAGAATTGCATCTCGAAGCGCATCTCGATTGCTCCGAAGACATAAAAATGTCTGAATTCAACGAAATACTGCATAAAATCGAGCACATTTTATTCGATAAATTTCAAATCAATCACATCAATATTCAACCGGAATACAATAGGGAAGAAGTTTCCAAGGATTTTATTGTTCAGGATTAG
- a CDS encoding DUF3857 domain-containing protein, which produces MKKYLVLFLFSFQLYSQEKSKIVYSNETVVINSGKTLEIETFTNESRAISKSKNTEEYSIRIPFDSFSEISNIKGSTYVAKTDKKVDLSSYSIGTFDAEYENIYKSDNKYKYFVMPKVEDNSTIEFSYKSKLKEPRFLSSFRFQNPIKTETAKLQIRCQSSTEIGYKLFGNHQDKIVFTKTREGNLDVYTWEAKDIPEFEGEENMPSSLYFMPHLIYYIKSYEIAGKKEELLGTPEKLYQWYYSLVKDINKTDQTALKDKTLELIKDKKTDFEKAKAIYQWVQQNVHYVAFEDGMGGFVPREASDIFQKLYGDCKDMANLLNQMLLYAQLDSHLTWIGTRHKPYTYEDVPTPQVDNHMITNVVIDGKSYFLDATDKFCPFLFPSAFIQGKEALIGKNEKDFKIEVVPEVDFKKNATTIVMKLNLENNQIVGEATATVSGLPKSYLLNTLSAYNQKGNEIWKNILTENNQKIQLEIQELQKNDYQELPSKANFKLKLENGVKDVNGKLLLKPLLLFPLKESLIDTEKRKYAIENDFAHFYEIKYEYQLPIDYKVEFLPENAKMENELGSFDIQYKVLDKTIIVTQKIESKKLLLETKDFTLWNSFIKTLTKQYNQSIILSK; this is translated from the coding sequence ATGAAAAAATATCTTGTATTGTTTTTGTTTTCTTTTCAATTGTATTCCCAGGAAAAATCAAAAATAGTTTACAGCAACGAAACAGTAGTCATTAATTCCGGCAAAACTTTGGAAATAGAAACTTTTACAAATGAAAGCAGGGCTATTTCCAAAAGCAAAAACACCGAGGAATATTCTATTCGAATTCCATTTGACAGTTTTAGCGAAATTTCAAACATAAAAGGATCGACTTATGTCGCCAAAACGGATAAAAAAGTGGATTTGAGTTCTTATTCCATAGGAACGTTCGATGCCGAATATGAGAACATTTACAAGAGCGACAACAAATACAAATACTTTGTGATGCCAAAGGTGGAGGACAATTCCACAATTGAATTCTCGTATAAAAGCAAACTCAAAGAACCTCGTTTTTTATCCAGCTTTCGGTTTCAAAATCCCATAAAAACAGAAACTGCAAAACTCCAAATTAGATGCCAATCCTCCACGGAAATTGGATACAAGTTATTCGGAAATCACCAAGACAAAATAGTTTTCACGAAAACTAGGGAAGGAAATCTGGACGTTTACACCTGGGAAGCCAAAGACATTCCCGAATTTGAAGGAGAAGAAAATATGCCGAGCTCTCTCTATTTTATGCCACACCTTATTTACTACATCAAAAGTTATGAAATAGCGGGCAAAAAAGAGGAATTGTTGGGAACGCCTGAAAAATTGTACCAATGGTATTATTCGCTCGTAAAAGACATCAACAAAACCGATCAAACGGCATTGAAAGACAAAACGTTGGAGTTGATAAAAGATAAAAAAACCGACTTTGAAAAAGCAAAGGCAATTTACCAATGGGTGCAGCAAAATGTACATTATGTGGCTTTTGAAGACGGAATGGGAGGTTTTGTTCCCAGGGAAGCTTCGGATATTTTTCAAAAATTATATGGAGATTGCAAGGATATGGCCAATCTTTTGAACCAAATGTTGCTATATGCCCAGTTGGACTCCCATCTCACTTGGATTGGAACTCGCCACAAGCCTTATACTTACGAAGATGTACCAACACCACAAGTGGACAACCACATGATTACCAATGTTGTTATTGACGGTAAAAGTTATTTCTTGGATGCCACCGATAAGTTTTGCCCGTTTTTGTTTCCTTCGGCTTTTATTCAAGGCAAAGAAGCTTTGATAGGCAAAAACGAAAAGGATTTTAAAATTGAAGTCGTTCCAGAAGTAGATTTCAAAAAGAATGCAACCACTATCGTAATGAAATTGAATCTCGAAAACAATCAAATTGTGGGAGAGGCAACGGCAACGGTTTCCGGATTGCCGAAAAGTTATTTGTTAAATACTCTTTCCGCCTACAACCAAAAAGGGAATGAAATTTGGAAAAACATCCTTACGGAAAACAACCAAAAAATCCAGTTGGAGATTCAAGAATTGCAAAAAAACGACTATCAAGAACTGCCTTCAAAGGCAAATTTCAAATTGAAATTGGAAAATGGCGTCAAAGATGTCAATGGCAAATTGTTGTTGAAACCACTGTTGCTTTTCCCTTTAAAAGAAAGCTTGATTGACACAGAAAAGAGGAAATATGCTATCGAAAATGACTTTGCCCATTTTTACGAAATTAAATACGAATATCAATTGCCCATAGATTATAAAGTGGAATTTTTGCCCGAAAATGCCAAAATGGAAAACGAACTGGGAAGTTTCGACATTCAATACAAAGTTCTGGACAAAACGATTATAGTAACCCAAAAAATAGAATCGAAAAAATTACTGTTGGAAACCAAAGATTTTACCCTTTGGAATTCATTCATAAAAACCTTGACCAAACAATACAACCAATCCATAATTCTGTCCAAATAA
- a CDS encoding DUF3857 domain-containing protein, translated as MKKIALILVILLSFQSYSQEIKSYTWDEKPTFKEIPEEYKNQPAVVLLDKRWIHTRVGGYAFATFGMNHFAIKINKAEEINKYNKIKAQDNGYIRDVRDFHARVIKPNGEIKILPQEKIIETTEDKVKSIVFEGVEAGDILEYYFIIKENPMSYGVEVFQKEIPVLFAEFTHTQEGVKFETFASSEFQKSGSNSKTILTASNIPPYKEEQNARNIKNLVKLIYMVSTSGMDIYNWSTFLPKYLSKPSFQYFKKNQAREFIQNLNIGTESTEEKLIKIDEYIKTNFDFIGKGETAQKVTNLNSGKQKLTGGDVFDLYGFTLKELKIPYKVVVGMSRFNGEVDTEKFVVPLSHEFMYYIIETEKFFSPYEKYLCYGYPMYEVQGSKGRTYYPAIKENYEITFPIAPAEFTVNESQSTVSLSEDLATATIDKTYSHTGYDGQLYRNWVKYIKENEDEKKLAEYIQKRMFGDDFDVKISNYEIENQEFKYNYTNTPYTIKVKAEAKESLTENAGNLVLVNLGKMIGKQANLYQETERKWDVDLNYAKTFKHKIIFDIPKGYEVESFKDLVIDKKMGGDESKNCSFKSTAKVEGNQLIVEVFEIYKSINYPKETYQEYRNVINASSDFTKASVVLRPKK; from the coding sequence ATGAAAAAAATCGCCCTGATTCTCGTCATTTTATTGTCGTTTCAAAGTTATTCCCAAGAAATAAAAAGTTATACCTGGGACGAAAAACCAACCTTCAAAGAGATTCCTGAAGAATACAAAAACCAACCCGCAGTGGTTTTGTTAGACAAACGTTGGATTCACACACGAGTAGGAGGTTATGCCTTCGCAACTTTTGGAATGAACCACTTTGCCATAAAAATCAACAAAGCCGAAGAAATCAATAAATACAACAAAATCAAAGCCCAAGACAACGGATATATTAGAGACGTTCGTGATTTTCACGCTAGAGTTATAAAACCTAATGGCGAAATAAAAATATTGCCGCAAGAAAAAATTATCGAAACAACGGAGGATAAAGTAAAATCGATTGTTTTTGAAGGAGTAGAAGCAGGAGATATTTTGGAGTATTATTTTATCATAAAAGAAAACCCAATGTCCTATGGCGTTGAAGTTTTCCAGAAAGAAATTCCAGTATTATTTGCCGAATTTACGCACACTCAAGAAGGAGTAAAATTTGAAACTTTTGCCTCGTCGGAGTTTCAAAAAAGTGGTTCCAACAGTAAAACCATATTAACTGCAAGCAATATTCCGCCTTATAAAGAAGAACAGAATGCTCGAAACATAAAGAATTTAGTCAAGTTAATTTATATGGTCTCGACTTCAGGAATGGATATTTATAATTGGAGTACTTTTTTACCAAAATATCTTTCTAAGCCGTCTTTTCAATATTTTAAGAAAAACCAAGCGAGAGAATTTATCCAAAATTTAAATATTGGAACCGAATCAACAGAGGAAAAATTAATCAAAATCGATGAATACATAAAAACTAATTTCGATTTTATTGGCAAAGGAGAAACCGCCCAAAAAGTCACTAATTTAAACAGCGGAAAACAAAAATTAACTGGTGGTGATGTTTTCGACTTGTATGGATTTACACTCAAAGAATTAAAAATTCCTTATAAAGTGGTAGTTGGAATGTCGCGTTTCAATGGAGAGGTTGATACAGAAAAATTTGTTGTACCGCTTTCTCACGAATTTATGTATTACATTATTGAAACTGAAAAATTCTTTTCCCCTTATGAGAAATATTTGTGTTATGGTTATCCAATGTATGAAGTGCAAGGTTCAAAAGGCAGAACATATTACCCTGCCATTAAAGAGAATTATGAAATAACATTTCCAATTGCTCCGGCTGAATTTACAGTAAACGAATCGCAAAGCACCGTTTCGCTTTCAGAAGATTTGGCCACGGCAACCATCGATAAAACGTATTCACATACAGGATATGACGGTCAGTTGTACAGGAATTGGGTGAAATACATCAAAGAAAACGAAGACGAGAAAAAACTCGCGGAATACATCCAGAAAAGGATGTTTGGAGATGATTTTGATGTAAAAATAAGCAACTATGAAATCGAAAACCAAGAGTTCAAATACAATTATACCAACACGCCATATACCATAAAAGTAAAGGCTGAAGCCAAAGAATCCTTAACCGAAAATGCCGGAAATCTGGTGCTGGTAAACCTCGGAAAAATGATTGGGAAACAAGCCAATTTATACCAAGAAACAGAAAGAAAATGGGATGTGGATTTAAATTATGCCAAAACATTCAAACACAAAATAATTTTTGACATTCCAAAAGGGTACGAGGTCGAAAGTTTCAAAGATTTGGTAATTGACAAGAAAATGGGCGGAGACGAAAGCAAAAATTGTTCTTTCAAATCCACCGCAAAAGTCGAAGGGAATCAATTGATTGTAGAGGTTTTCGAGATTTATAAATCCATAAATTACCCAAAAGAAACCTATCAGGAATATAGAAACGTAATCAACGCTTCTTCGGATTTTACCAAAGCATCGGTGGTGTTGAGACCGAAGAAATAA
- a CDS encoding DUF1294 domain-containing protein codes for MDILFYYFLILNGIAFILIGYDKHLAKTQKQRISERILLTFVLFGGTIGSGLGMLIFRHKTAKKSYLLKFWLIVIVQILIGWFYLYK; via the coding sequence ATGGATATTTTATTCTACTATTTTTTGATTTTAAATGGAATCGCTTTTATACTAATAGGGTATGACAAACATTTGGCAAAAACCCAGAAACAAAGAATTTCGGAGCGGATCTTGTTAACTTTTGTTCTCTTTGGAGGAACGATTGGTTCGGGATTAGGAATGCTTATTTTTAGACATAAAACAGCCAAAAAAAGCTATCTTTTAAAATTTTGGCTGATTGTAATTGTGCAAATTTTGATAGGCTGGTTTTATTTATACAAGTAA